From Candidatus Tumulicola sp.:
TTTAGATACGACGGTATGTAGGCGCGCGGGTCCGCGGTCAGTTCGACGCCGGTCAAGCGCTGACGGACCTGCTTGGTCAACGCGAGGTACAGAGGCTTTTGATCGGCCACGCGTTTGAGATTGTCGTATTGCGTCTGCAGGTTGGCGATTTGGTCGCGCGTCGCCGCCTCTTGCTGGCGCTTGGGTTGGATGACCAAGAACCACGCGAGCAAAGCGATGAACACGATAACGCCCGCGACGATCAGATTGCGGTTCGTAGGGCTCATTGTCCGATCACCGCCGGGCTCAACAGGCCCACGACCGTGAATGCGACCCCGCCGTTTGAGGTCTGGCCGTTCATGATCGTCTGCGTGCTCGTTGTCAGCGACGCGTTCCCGAAGATCGGCGACGCGTCGAGATTGAGCATCAGATCGGCGACCTCGCGCAACGTAGAGGTTCTGCCTGCGAAATTGACTTGCCCACCGGTCACCGAGCGGGCCACCTGCACGCTGGTGAACCACACGCCGCGCGGCGCCTGGTTGGAGATGTCGGTGAGTATCTCAGCCAGCTGGAGCGGGCTCTGCTTGATGCGCTCGAGCAGCTCGGCCTTTGCCTTGAGCTGTTGGGCCTGATCGCGCAAGTCGTCGACTTCTTTGACGGCCTGCTGTTCGACCAGCACCTTCTGCGAGACGTCCGCGTATTGGTTGTTCAGCTGGGTGATGACGTTGTTCTCGTAAAGCACGAAAATGCCCAAAGCGAGCAGTTCCACGGCGATCACCGTGAGCCCGATCGCGAGCCCGCGATCGAAGGTGACGACCGGAGCTCGTTGCGCTGACGGGAGAAGGTTGATATTGATCACGGATGGTCCCTCGTCGTCCCTTTGCTCA
This genomic window contains:
- a CDS encoding PilN domain-containing protein, whose protein sequence is MININLLPSAQRAPVVTFDRGLAIGLTVIAVELLALGIFVLYENNVITQLNNQYADVSQKVLVEQQAVKEVDDLRDQAQQLKAKAELLERIKQSPLQLAEILTDISNQAPRGVWFTSVQVARSVTGGQVNFAGRTSTLREVADLMLNLDASPIFGNASLTTSTQTIMNGQTSNGGVAFTVVGLLSPAVIGQ